One Solanum lycopersicum chromosome 4, SLM_r2.1 DNA window includes the following coding sequences:
- the LOC101243884 gene encoding isoleucine N-monooxygenase 1-like has protein sequence MMKIPNLLLMVTSNNTTLFFIILTIFISIILKKWNTSVRNYNKPFPPGPKSWPIIGCFPQIILKNKHALINRIHKIMEEMNTEIACIRVGNYHVIPVTSPELACEFLKGQDSIFSFRPLCMSASLVSNGYLTPIFVPSGDQWMKMKKILTSHVLSPTSFQWLHCKRKEEADHLHRLVYNQCSNQLVINLREVTRYHCGNVIRNMIFSKRSLFGIIEQDEEQIDAVFTLIEYVYSFSISDYLQWLSFLDLDGHKAIIKKAYAIATKYIDIEVDKRIQIWKDGNKTLEEDILDVLIMLKDTNGNPLMNVKEIKAQVLEFFMATVDNPSNAVEWALAEMLNEPKLMQKAIEELNTVVGINRWVQESDLSRLNYVKACIKEAFRLHPFMAFNVPHVSVSDTIIGEKYFIPKGSIVLLSRLGLGRNSRVWEDPLKFKPERHLKMKDGGEVVLTDSNLRLLSFSIGRRGCPAVKLGSTITTMLLARLLQGFTWDLPSNSPCNDLIESSKINHFSTLPLLAQAKPRLAKAMYL, from the exons ATGATGAAAATACCAAACCTTCTTCTTATGGTTACCTCCAATAACACTACATTATTCTTCATTATATTGACAATCTTCATTTCTATTATTCTTAAGAAATGGAATACTAGTGTAAGAAATTACAATAAACCATTTCCTCCAGGTCCAAAATCATGGCCTATAATTGGATGTTTTCCTCAAATCATCCTGAAAAATAAGCATGCATTAATTAACCGAATACACAAAATTATGGAGGAAATGAACACTGAAATCGCTTGCATTCGTGTTGGTAATTATCATGTTATTCCTGTAACTTCTCCTGAACTTGCTTGTGAGTTCTTGAAGGGTCAGGACTCTATTTTCTCATTCAGGCCTCTTTGCATGTCCGCGAGCCTCGTTAGTAATGGATACTTGACTCCAATTTTTGTCCCAAGTGGTGATCAAtggatgaaaatgaaaaaaattcttaCTTCTCATGTGTTGTCACCAACATCATTTCAATGGCTTCATTGTAAAAGGAAGGAAGAAGCTGACCACCTTCATCGATTAGTTTACAATCAATGTAGCAATCAACTTGTTATTAACTTAAGAGAAGTGACAAGATATCACTGTGGTAATGTAATTAGGAATATGATTTTCAGCAAGAGATCATTGTTTGGAATTATAGAACAAGATGAGGAACAAATTGATGCAGTTTTTACACTTATTGAATATGTTTATTCTTTTAGTATATCAGATTACTTACAATGgttaagttttcttgatttggATGGTCACAAGGCAATTATCAAGAAAGCATATGCTATAGCAACAAAATATATTGATATTGAAGTTGATAAGAGAATTCAAATATGGAAAGATGGCAACAAAACTTTGGAAGAGGACATTCTTGATGTTCTTATTATGCTCAAAGATACAAATGGAAATCCATTGATGAATGTTAAAGAGATTAAGGCACAAGTTCTT GAATTCTTTATGGCAACAGTGGATAATCCCTCAAATGCAGTTGAATGGGCATTAGCAGAAATGTTGAATGAACCAAAGTTAATGCAAAAGGCCATAGAAGAACTCAACACTGTTGTTGGGATCAATAGATGGGTTCAAGAATCAGACTTGTCAAGGCTAAATTATGTCAAGGCTTGCATAAAAGAGGCCTTTCGACTCCACCCCTTTATGGCTTTTAATGTTCCTCACGTGTCTGTCTCCGATACCATTATTGGTGAAAAGTACTTCATCCCTAAAGGGAGTATAGTGTTACTAAGTCGCCTTGGACTTGGACGGAATTCTAGAGTTTGGGAGGATCCATTAAAGTTCAAGCCGGAGCGCCATCTCAAAATGAAAGATGGTGGTGAAGTAGTTCTCACTGATTCAAACTTACGTTTGTTATCTTTTAGTATTGGAAGACGAGGTTGTCCAGCAGTGAAACTTGGTTCAACAATTACTACAATGTTACTTGCTAGGCTTCTTCAAGGATTTACTTGGGATTTACCATCAAATTCACCATgcaatgatttaattgagtCATCTAAGATTAATCATTTTTCTACCTTACCACTTCTTGCTCAGGCAAAACCAAGATTAGCTAAGGCCATGTATCTTTAA
- the LOC101268860 gene encoding ninja-family protein AFP3 — MQKDVERVEFDSSFLVYGGFTMGDADEWRRRRSRVEMENLSLDTSRDLLQRFMGISEKSELEIVEDINEDELNLGLSLGGRFGVDKSSSNLLVRSSSIAACLPTVRDDDAVAVSSSLSQSVSCNPSLVRTSSLPVETELEWRKRKELQSLRRMEAKRRRSEKVQRNLRGEKCMEDENRGTDQMNLRGGNNNNNKKKLEKEQFLATARKFGCKLPTLAALGADDMAMAKGKESYLQEKKKPASQGSMESQGGCSSSISELESKPAQGSADASPSSIQSLHKDLGSRTLGGEVETSPSNTTRSRVQESEAKALGDMPCVFAKGDGPNGRRIDGILYKYGKGEEIRIMCVCHGSFLSPAEFVKHAGGSDIANPLKHIVIKPNPSSFP; from the exons ATGCAGAAAGATGTGGAAAGAGTTGAGTTTGATAGTTCTTTTTTGGTGTATGGTGGTTTTACTATGGGTGATGCAGATGagtggaggaggaggagaagtaGAGTGGAGATGGAGAATCTTTCATTGGATACAAGTAGAGATTTGTTGCAAAGATTTATGGGGATTTCAGAAAAATCTGAACTTGAGATTGTAGAGGATATAAATGAAGATGAGTTGAATCTTGGGTTGTCATTAGGTGGTAGATTTGGTGTTGATAAGAGTTCATCAAATTTATTGGTGAGGTCTTCTTCTATAGCTGCTTGTTTGCCAACAGTTAGAGATGATGATGCAGTGGCcgtatcatcatcattatcacaATCAGTGAGTTGTAATCCTAGTTTAGTGAGAACTTCTTCATTGCCAGTGGAGACAGAGTTAGAATGGAGGAAAAGGAAGGAATTGCAGAGTTTGAGAAGGATGGAGGCTAAGAGGAGAAGATCAGAGAAAGTACAGAGGAATTTAAGGGGTGAGAAATGTATGGAAGATGAAAATAGAGGGACTGATCAGATGAATTTGAGAggtggtaataataataataataaaaaaaaattggagaaagAACAGTTCTTGGCTACTGCAAGAAAGTTTGGTTGTAAGTTACCAACATTGGCTGCTTTGGGGGCTGATGATATGGCAATGGCAAAAGGGAAAGAAAGTTACttgcaagaaaaaaagaaaccaGCATCACAAGGGTCAATGGAATCCCAAGGTGGTTGTTCTTCAAGTATATCTGAATTGGAAAGCAAACCTGCACAAG GATCAGCTGACGCAAGCCCTTCTAGTATCCAATCATTACATAAAGATCTTGGAAGCAGAACACTAGGAGGAGAGGTGGAAACTAGTCCATCTAACACAACGAGAAGTCGAGTGCAGGAAAGTGAGGCAAAAGCATTGGGCGACATGCCATGTGTTTTCGCAAAAGGAGATGGTCCTAATGGAAGGAGAATAGATGGTATATTATACAAGTATGGTAAGGGAGAAGAGATCAGAATTATGTGTGTGTGTCATGGAAGTTTTCTTTCACCAGCTGAGTTTGTGAAGCATGCTGGAGGCAGCGACATCGCGAACCCTCTCAAGCATATAGTTATAAAACCCAATCCTTCTTCCTTTCCATGA